The DNA window TGCTCTGGTCTTCGTTGCCGGCGCTGCGTTCGGAGTGGTCAATGCGACGGGAGCCATCAGTAGCGGTATCCAGGTGTTGGCCGTCGCCGTGGAGAAAAGTCCGGTGCTGCAGAAAGCCATGATCCCGATTCTCATGTCGCTCTTCTCTCTTGCGGGAGCGACCTTCGGCATGAGCGAAGAGGTGCTCGCGTTCATCCTCATCTTCATCCCCTTCTCCCGAGCGTTGGGGTATGACTCCATTGTCGGTGTTGCAATTCCGTTCGTCGGCGCCGGTACCGGGTTCGCCGCTGCTTTTTTGAATCCGTTCACCGTGGGAGTGGCGCAGGGAATCGCCGACCTCCCGCTGTTCTCAGGGATCGAATTCCGGCTTGTCATGTGGGTTGTCTTCACGACGATCTCGATACTGTTCGTGGGCCGCTACGCAAAAAAGATCAAGAAGAATCCTGCTTTGAGCCCGGTCTACGCGCTCGACGGTGAGCGGTTGGAGAGCAGCGAGGGCGTGCTTGTCGGCAATCTGTCGGCGCGGCAGAAGATTGTCCTTGGTGTGCTCGCGGCAACGCTGGTCGCCCTGGTTGTCGGCGCACTGAAATTCGACTGGTATATCACCGAGA is part of the Ignavibacteriales bacterium genome and encodes:
- a CDS encoding YfcC family protein — translated: MRIPPTLVLIFSIIALFGMLTWIVPAGEFKRMEKDGRTVVVPGTYTQVAPQPQGIDKVLAAPIKGFVLAAYVIALVFVAGAAFGVVNATGAISSGIQVLAVAVEKSPVLQKAMIPILMSLFSLAGATFGMSEEVLAFILIFIPFSRALGYDSIVGVAIPFVGAGTGFAAAFLNPFTVGVAQGIADLPLFSGIEFRLVMWVVFTTISILFVGRYAKKIKKNPALSPVYALDGERLESSEGVLVGNLSARQKIVLGVLAATLVALVVGALKFDWYITEIGALFLGMAILTGLVGRLKMKEFSDSFVSGAKDMLTAALVVACSRGILVIASEGKIIDTVLDSMTGLVRQAHPIISAYAMLVVQFTLHFLVPSGSGQAALSMPIMTPLSDLLGVTRQTAVLIFQYGDG